The Spartobacteria bacterium genome includes the window ATTGCTAGATTTATAAACAAAACTTGCCATGAACAGGGGGTTTTGTATTTATGTCGCTATGCAACGCCTAAAACATATCAGTTCAACTCATATAACCAGAGGACGTTTATATTTTGCGATAATGGCTCTGGCATCGGTTGTCTTTGCAGGGATGTGCGGGTATCATTTTATTGAAGAATGGGACTGGCTGGATTCGTTGTATATGACGGTGATTACAGTGGCTACTGTGGGTTTTGGCGAAACATATCCGTTGAGTCCTGCGGGGCGGGTGTTCACTATTTTGTTGATAGTGGGCGGTATTGCGATGGTTACGTATGCGATATCGGTTTTGATAGAACAGTTATTTTCGCAGCGTATGCTGCATTTAGTGCAAGGAGCTCGAATGAAGGCCATTTCGAAGATGGATCAGCATTGTATTTTATGTGGCTATGGGCGAATGGGATCCATGGTGGCAGATGATTTAGATAAATGTGGTCTTGATTTCTGTATTATCGAGCAGGATGAAGCCCGCTGTAAGGAACTTGAAGATGAAGGACTGGTCTTTATTCAAGGGGATGCGTCGGAAGAATCGGTGCTGGAAGAGGCTGGAATTCGCAAGGCTAAATCACTGGTCGCCTGTTTGGATTCTGATGCGTCAAATCTCTTTTTGACGATCACTGCGCGGGGTATGAAGAAAGATCTGGATATTATTGCCAGAGTGGAAAATCAGCGCAGCGGACATAAGTTTCTTCAGGCGGGTGCCAGTCGCGTGGTTTCTCCTTTGGTTTCCGGAGCCACGCATATTGCACGGATGTTAACTAGTCCGGGTATGATTCATTTCCTTGATCTGGTTTCCGGCGCGAGTGACATGAACATTGAAATTGAAGAAACGGTGATCAATGAAACAGATCCCTTTGCCAACAAAACACTGGCTGAATCCAAGCTGAAGCAGCTGACCGGAAAACGTGTTTTAGCGATTCGCAAACAAAGCGGATCATTTCTGTTTGATCCATCTGCAGATACCCTGCTGATTCCCGATGACGTGCTGATAACATTCCGCAAGCAGGCGGGCAAAGTTTGATTCGTACGTATCCTTTTATATTTTATAGAAAGACAATATGAAAAATACTGCATCAACTCCCTGTTTTGCTGGTAAAAAGGCAGCGTTTGATCGTTTTGCCCAACGCTTCGGCATCTGGGCCATTATACTCGTTGCCGTGCTCCTGCTGATCCCCGGGACAAGTACCATTCCACTGATTGATCGCGACGAACCTCGTTTTGCCGAGGCAACGAGAGAAATGTCGCAAACCGGAGAATGGTTTGTGCCCTATTTCAACGGCAATTATCGCTTTGATAAACCCATTTTGACCTATTGGGTGATGACTCCCGGTTTAATGCTGTCCGAAAAAGTGTCATGGATATCTACGGAAATGGGCACCCGCCTTCATTCTATGATCGCAGCCTTATTGGTGGCACTGGCGACCTATTTTGCAGGTCGGCACTGGTTTTCTCCGGGCGTTGGGTTCCTTGCCGGTTTCGGGATGATAACCTGTTTGCAGATACAGCTTCACGGTCGCAGTGATGTGGCGGATATGCCCATGGTTCTGTGCGTTATTCTGGCGATGACCGCCTTTTATGAAATGCTCATGAATCCCGGAGCGGGGTCACAAAAGCGCTGGTTCTGGTTGGGCTATCTTGCATTGGGGATTGGATTTTTGGCCAAAGGGCCGGTCGTCTGGCTCATTCCCCTGCTTTCCTGTATCATGTATCGCTGGATTTTTTATCGCAAAAAACTACCCTGGAAAAAACTACATCTTCTCTACGGTATACCCATCGTACTGCTTATCATTGGATTATGGGGTATTCCGGCACTGATCAAAACCCATGGACTTTTCTGGGATCGCGGCATGGGCGAGCATGTCTTTGATCGCGGCTTCAAAACCATGGCGGGCGGTGGTCACCTCATTTTTTATTACCTCATGGCAGCCTTTGTCAGTTTGTTTCCGTGGATTGCCTATGGCGGATACAGCTGGAAAGCGTTGCGAAAAAACTGGTCACCCATCAATGCGTGGCTGGTTTCATGGCTGGTTTCGACTTACTTGTTTTTTTCCTTTTACCATACGCAGCTGCCGCATTATGTGATGCCGTCGTTTGCCGCCTTTTTTATGATATTCGGACAAATTATCATGCTGTCGTCATCGGAATGCCGACCGTGGTGTCGCCGGTTTTATCGCACCGTGATCTGTTTTCCGGCGGTATTGGGTTCCCTGGTGTTGCTATTCTGTCTGATATATCCTTTTGCGTATCCCTACAATGCCCTTCGTCCATTTTTCGCTTCGGCGGGTTGTGCCTTAATCGGATTATCCATCTTTGGAACCTGTCTCCATTCCGGCAGGCGTGTTCGTCTGGTTGCCGGTCTGCTGATTACGATCATGTCTCTGGTTGTATTTGGTCGGTCATTCAGAAGTGTGTCGGTTCCCATAAAATTACTTCCTTCCTTCGCCGCCATGCCGGAAAACGCCACCTATCTATCCACGGGATTCAACGAACCGAGTCTGGTTTTCTATTCAGGCGAACGATGGCAGCGGTTTGGCGATTACCCCTCGCTGGAAAAAGCGATGCAAAGCAATGACGGACCTCAGCTGGTCGCCGTATTGGAGAAGGAATATTCCCTTGAGTCCTTTT containing:
- a CDS encoding glycosyltransferase family 39 protein translates to MKNTASTPCFAGKKAAFDRFAQRFGIWAIILVAVLLLIPGTSTIPLIDRDEPRFAEATREMSQTGEWFVPYFNGNYRFDKPILTYWVMTPGLMLSEKVSWISTEMGTRLHSMIAALLVALATYFAGRHWFSPGVGFLAGFGMITCLQIQLHGRSDVADMPMVLCVILAMTAFYEMLMNPGAGSQKRWFWLGYLALGIGFLAKGPVVWLIPLLSCIMYRWIFYRKKLPWKKLHLLYGIPIVLLIIGLWGIPALIKTHGLFWDRGMGEHVFDRGFKTMAGGGHLIFYYLMAAFVSLFPWIAYGGYSWKALRKNWSPINAWLVSWLVSTYLFFSFYHTQLPHYVMPSFAAFFMIFGQIIMLSSSECRPWCRRFYRTVICFPAVLGSLVLLFCLIYPFAYPYNALRPFFASAGCALIGLSIFGTCLHSGRRVRLVAGLLITIMSLVVFGRSFRSVSVPIKLLPSFAAMPENATYLSTGFNEPSLVFYSGERWQRFGDYPSLEKAMQSNDGPQLVAVLEKEYSLESFFQRFANEHWGKRIKLRQKDFSSDNTALPTEGYTTQLIEGINPARTSWAIVRTYTRTTP
- a CDS encoding potassium channel protein: MNRGFCIYVAMQRLKHISSTHITRGRLYFAIMALASVVFAGMCGYHFIEEWDWLDSLYMTVITVATVGFGETYPLSPAGRVFTILLIVGGIAMVTYAISVLIEQLFSQRMLHLVQGARMKAISKMDQHCILCGYGRMGSMVADDLDKCGLDFCIIEQDEARCKELEDEGLVFIQGDASEESVLEEAGIRKAKSLVACLDSDASNLFLTITARGMKKDLDIIARVENQRSGHKFLQAGASRVVSPLVSGATHIARMLTSPGMIHFLDLVSGASDMNIEIEETVINETDPFANKTLAESKLKQLTGKRVLAIRKQSGSFLFDPSADTLLIPDDVLITFRKQAGKV